In one Shinella zoogloeoides genomic region, the following are encoded:
- a CDS encoding lytic murein transglycosylase, with amino-acid sequence MTQNLKTVLRRSALTLLLSAGLFAHATAARADTRFQKWIAEFYATASEAGISKATYQKAFSGVKTPDPDVLEKAAYQPEFKHKIWDYLDSRVNPYTVRIGREMASKHARTLAALERHFGVDRHILLAIWSMESNYGAVLEKDDRLHYVPRALATLAYADKKRAKYARTQLIAALKIIQRGDIAASDMTGSWAGAMGHTQFIPTSYMLYAVDADGNGHRDIWNSVPDALATAANLLAKNGWQAGKTWGYEIVVPKGGSKYSGQTKTLAQWAKLGFTRPGGNGFKNGSDRAELKLPANGGPGFLMTKNFFVIKRYNASDSYAMGVGMLADQLAGYSGVKQRWPRPDGTLDITEKFELQTRLKELGYYEGEVDGNFGSGSKAAIQAFQNRMGLAADGEPSQQLLRALRR; translated from the coding sequence ATGACACAGAATCTGAAGACCGTTCTGCGCCGATCTGCGCTCACCCTTCTCCTCTCGGCGGGGCTTTTCGCTCATGCCACCGCGGCCCGCGCGGATACCCGCTTCCAGAAGTGGATCGCGGAATTCTACGCGACGGCGTCCGAGGCCGGCATCAGCAAAGCCACCTACCAGAAGGCGTTTTCCGGCGTCAAGACTCCCGATCCGGATGTATTGGAGAAGGCGGCCTACCAGCCGGAATTCAAGCACAAGATCTGGGACTATCTCGATTCGCGCGTCAATCCTTACACGGTGCGCATCGGCCGCGAGATGGCGAGCAAGCATGCCCGCACGCTGGCCGCGCTCGAGCGCCATTTCGGCGTCGATCGGCACATCCTGCTCGCCATCTGGTCGATGGAATCGAACTATGGCGCGGTACTGGAGAAGGACGACCGGCTGCATTACGTGCCGCGCGCGCTCGCAACGCTCGCCTATGCCGACAAGAAGCGGGCGAAATATGCGCGCACGCAGCTGATCGCCGCCCTCAAGATCATCCAGCGCGGCGACATCGCCGCTTCCGACATGACTGGCTCCTGGGCCGGTGCGATGGGCCACACCCAGTTCATCCCGACGAGCTACATGCTCTATGCGGTCGATGCCGACGGCAACGGCCACCGCGACATCTGGAACTCCGTGCCGGACGCGCTGGCGACCGCCGCGAACCTGCTTGCCAAGAACGGCTGGCAGGCCGGCAAGACCTGGGGCTACGAGATCGTCGTGCCGAAGGGCGGCAGCAAATATTCCGGCCAGACGAAGACGCTCGCCCAATGGGCCAAGCTTGGCTTCACGCGCCCGGGCGGCAACGGCTTCAAGAACGGTTCGGACCGCGCCGAGCTGAAGCTGCCGGCAAACGGCGGACCGGGCTTCCTGATGACCAAGAACTTCTTCGTCATCAAGCGCTACAACGCGTCGGATTCCTACGCCATGGGCGTCGGCATGCTGGCGGACCAGCTCGCCGGCTACAGCGGCGTCAAGCAGCGCTGGCCGCGGCCGGACGGCACGCTCGACATCACGGAGAAGTTCGAGCTCCAGACGCGGCTCAAGGAGCTCGGCTATTATGAGGGCGAGGTCGACGGCAATTTCGGCTCCGGCTCCAAGGCGGCGATCCAGGCCTTCCAGAACCGCATGGGCCTGGCGGCGGACGGCGAGCCCAGCCAGCAGCTTCTGCGCGCCCTTCGCCGCTGA
- a CDS encoding SGNH/GDSL hydrolase family protein, protein MSMTIRIVRLGLALAVSAGVFATAAVPAGAQERVERKSILQLLFGTPKRKEVEPERQIRKPRTVTRKKRPATTVARKPEPAAVEKLPDAKVVLVVGDFIAGSVGEGLIAAFETTPGILVERRTNGSSGIVRDDYYDWPESLPALIAETKPALVVVSMGANDRQQMAVAGQKEKFRSEAWTSEYEARVSRIATLARESGKPLLWMGMPAFQSSALTADMTTLNNLYRAGVEKAGGTFIDIWDGFVDEEGKFVTSGSDINGQQVRLRGSDGINFTKAGKRKLAFYVEKEIRRVLGDAAADGPGLQGDLKDLVVVTPPAEAAEITKTQPISLADPALDGGTALLGGTAIKGNGKSLREKLVDKGETADAPLGRVDDFRLDKTATP, encoded by the coding sequence ATGAGCATGACGATCCGGATTGTGCGCCTCGGCCTTGCCCTTGCCGTTTCGGCAGGCGTCTTCGCCACGGCTGCCGTGCCGGCAGGCGCGCAGGAACGCGTCGAGCGAAAATCGATCCTCCAGCTCCTCTTTGGCACGCCCAAGCGCAAGGAGGTCGAACCCGAGCGGCAGATCCGCAAGCCCCGTACCGTCACCCGCAAGAAGAGACCCGCCACGACGGTCGCCAGGAAGCCGGAACCGGCGGCCGTCGAAAAGCTGCCGGATGCCAAGGTCGTGCTCGTCGTCGGCGACTTCATCGCCGGCAGCGTCGGCGAAGGGCTGATCGCCGCCTTCGAGACGACCCCCGGCATTCTCGTCGAGCGGCGGACCAACGGCTCCTCCGGCATCGTGCGCGACGACTACTACGACTGGCCGGAATCCCTGCCGGCCCTGATCGCCGAAACGAAGCCGGCGCTCGTCGTCGTCAGCATGGGCGCCAATGACCGCCAGCAGATGGCCGTCGCCGGGCAGAAGGAAAAATTCCGCTCCGAAGCCTGGACGAGCGAATACGAGGCACGCGTCTCGCGCATCGCGACGCTGGCCCGCGAGAGCGGCAAGCCGCTCTTGTGGATGGGCATGCCGGCGTTCCAGTCTTCCGCGCTGACGGCCGACATGACGACGCTCAACAACCTCTACCGCGCCGGTGTTGAGAAGGCCGGCGGCACGTTTATCGATATCTGGGACGGCTTCGTCGACGAGGAGGGCAAGTTCGTCACCTCCGGCTCCGACATCAACGGCCAGCAGGTGCGCCTGCGCGGCTCGGACGGCATCAACTTCACCAAGGCCGGCAAGCGCAAACTCGCCTTCTATGTGGAAAAGGAAATCCGCCGCGTGCTGGGCGACGCCGCCGCGGACGGGCCCGGCCTGCAGGGCGACCTCAAGGACCTCGTCGTCGTGACACCGCCCGCCGAGGCTGCCGAAATCACCAAGACGCAGCCCATCAGCCTCGCCGACCCCGCGCTCGACGGCGGCACGGCCCTGCTCGGCGGCACGGCCATCAAGGGCAACGGCAAAAGCCTGCGCGAGAAGCTGGTGGACAAGGGCGAGACCGCCGACGCACCGCTCGGCCGCGTGGACGATTTCCGTTTGGACAAGACGGCGACGCCCTGA
- a CDS encoding glutamate synthase subunit beta has product MGKVTGFMEIDRQVAKYQPASDRIRHFREFTIPMSDPEVQKQAARCMDCGIPYCHGPTGCPVHNQIPDWNDLVYNGNWDEAIRNLHSTNNFPEFTGRVCPAPCEEACTLNLEDMPVSIKTVEQAIADKAYEMGYIVPQPATVKTGKKVAVIGSGPAGMAAAQQLARAGHEVHLYERESKAGGLLRYGIPDFKMEKNFIDRRVDQMRGEGVTFHYGVNVGVDKKMDEMFAEHDAVLYCGGSETPRDAGIPGVDFAGVHDAMPYLVQQNRRVGRENIDSVGWPSDPILAGGKHIVVVGGGDTASDCVGTAFRQGAVKVTQLDIRPQPPEKEDKLAVWPFWATKMRTSSSQAEGAVREFQVGTLEFVGDEDGVLTGVKCCQVDDRRKPIAGTEFIIKADLAFIAIGFRGPFTGSVLKDLGDKLAINTDKRGSSNVIANDRDYKTSVDKLWTAGDVRRGQSLVVWAIREGRQAARAIDEALMGATTLPR; this is encoded by the coding sequence GTGGGCAAGGTAACTGGTTTCATGGAAATCGACCGGCAGGTGGCGAAGTATCAGCCGGCCTCCGACCGCATCCGCCATTTCCGCGAATTCACCATCCCGATGTCGGACCCGGAGGTCCAGAAGCAGGCCGCGCGCTGCATGGACTGCGGCATTCCCTATTGCCACGGTCCGACCGGTTGTCCGGTGCACAACCAGATCCCGGACTGGAACGACCTCGTCTACAACGGCAACTGGGATGAGGCGATCCGCAACCTGCACTCGACCAACAACTTCCCGGAATTCACCGGCCGCGTCTGCCCCGCGCCCTGCGAGGAGGCCTGCACGCTGAACCTCGAGGATATGCCGGTCTCCATCAAGACGGTGGAGCAGGCGATCGCCGACAAGGCCTATGAGATGGGCTATATCGTGCCGCAGCCGGCGACGGTGAAGACCGGCAAGAAGGTCGCCGTCATCGGCTCCGGCCCCGCCGGCATGGCGGCGGCCCAGCAGCTCGCCCGCGCCGGCCACGAGGTGCATCTCTACGAGCGCGAATCCAAGGCTGGTGGCCTGCTGCGCTACGGCATTCCGGACTTCAAGATGGAGAAGAACTTCATCGACCGCCGTGTCGACCAGATGCGCGGCGAGGGCGTGACCTTCCACTACGGCGTCAATGTCGGCGTCGACAAGAAGATGGACGAGATGTTCGCCGAGCATGACGCCGTGCTCTATTGCGGTGGCTCGGAAACCCCGCGCGATGCAGGCATTCCGGGCGTCGACTTTGCCGGCGTGCACGATGCCATGCCCTATCTCGTGCAGCAGAACCGCCGCGTCGGCCGCGAGAACATCGACAGCGTCGGCTGGCCGTCCGATCCGATCCTTGCCGGCGGCAAGCACATCGTCGTCGTCGGCGGCGGCGATACGGCCTCGGACTGCGTCGGCACGGCCTTCCGCCAGGGCGCGGTGAAGGTGACCCAGCTCGACATCCGCCCGCAGCCGCCGGAAAAGGAAGACAAGCTCGCCGTCTGGCCGTTCTGGGCAACGAAGATGCGCACCTCCTCCTCGCAGGCCGAAGGCGCCGTGCGCGAGTTCCAGGTCGGCACGCTCGAATTCGTCGGCGACGAGGACGGCGTGCTGACGGGCGTCAAGTGCTGCCAAGTGGACGACCGCCGCAAGCCGATCGCCGGCACGGAGTTCATCATCAAGGCAGACCTCGCCTTCATCGCCATCGGCTTCCGCGGCCCCTTCACCGGCAGCGTGCTGAAGGACCTCGGCGACAAGCTCGCCATCAACACCGACAAGCGCGGCTCCTCCAACGTCATCGCCAACGACCGCGATTACAAGACCTCGGTCGACAAGCTCTGGACGGCCGGCGACGTGCGCCGCGGCCAGTCGCTGGTCGTCTGGGCGATCCGCGAAGGCCGTCAGGCCGCCCGCGCGATCGACGAGGCGCTGATGGGGGCCACCACGCTGCCGCGGTGA
- the gltB gene encoding glutamate synthase large subunit has product MVKTQAHDLRQTRAQATATGATTRASTPGLPKKQGLYDPRNEHDACGVGFVAHLKGKKSHQIVKDGLFMLENLTHRGAVGADPLMGDGAGILVQIPDRFFREEMAKQGITLPKAGEYAVGHIFMPQDEKLVDYFKKVIGDVVAEEGQVLIGFRDVPVDNASLSKAPEIAATEPRHVQVFIGAGREAATNGEFERRLFTLRKVISNRIYDEYEGEESNFYPVSLSSTTIVYKGMFLAYQVGAYYKDLADPRFESAVALVHQRFSTNTFPSWKLAHPYRMVAHNGEINTLRGNVNWMAARQASVSSPLFGEDITKLWPISYEGQSDTACFDNALEFLVRGGYSMAHAVMMLIPEAWAGNQLMSQERKAFYEYHAALMEPWDGPAAVAFTDGRQIGATLDRNGLRPARYLVTDDDRVILASEAGTLPVKEESIVKKWRLQPGKMLLIDMEEGRIISDEEVKSSLAAKHPYRDWLDNTQIILEDLGPVEPRALRRDVSLRDRQQAFGYTQEDTRLLMSPMATTGQEAIGSMGTDTPISAMSDKTKLLYTYFKQNFAQVTNPPIDPIREELVMSLVSFIGPRPNILDHGGAAKAKRMEVRQPILTNGDLEKIRSIGHVEDRFDTKTLDFTYDVSRGAEGLPEILDRLCERAEQAVTSGYNIIVLSDRQIGPDRVAIPALLATAAVHHHLIRKGLRTSVGLVVESGEPREVHHFCLLAGYGAEAINPYLAFDTLTDMHKRGEFPKEVDAEEIVYRYIKAIGKGILKVMSKMGISTYQSYCGAQIFDAIGLSSELVEQYFFGTATTIEGIGLDQIAQETFNRHKAAFGRDPLLANTLDIGGEYAYRMRGEEHAWTPDVIASLQHAVRGNAADRYKEFAELVNASSLRMNTIRGLFSIKGAEAAGRKPISVDEVEPAVDIVKRFSTGAMSFGSISREAHTTLAVAMNRIGGKSNTGEGGEEADRYLPRPDGSANPERSAIKQIASGRFGVTTEYLVNADMLQIKVAQGAKPGEGGQLPGHKVDATVAKTRHSTPGVGLISPPPHHDIYSIEDLAQLIYDLKNVNPEADISVKLVSEVGVGTVAAGVAKARADHITIAGFDGGTGASPLTSLKHAGSPWEIGLAETHQTLVLNKLRSRIALQVDGGLKTGRDVVIGALLGADEFGFATAPLIAAGCIMMRKCHLNTCPVGVATQDPVLRKRFKGTPEHVINYFFFVAEEVREILASLGVRSLNEIIGASELLEKETMISHWKANGLDFSRIFHKVDAPKEATYWTERQDHPIHDVLDRKLIEQAKPALDSKTPVAFEVDIKNVDRSAGAMLSGAVAKRYGFKGLKDDTISATLNGTAGQSFGAFLARGITFDLVGAGNDYVGKGLSGGRIVVRPPAGNRAVPHESIIVGNTVLYGAISGECYFNGVAGERFAVRNSGAVAVVEGVGDHGCEYMTGGVVVVIGQTGRNFAAGMSGGVAYVLDEEGDFARRCNMAMVELEPVPEEDDMLEKLHHHGGDLMHKGMVDVSDDMTRHDEERLYQLVSNHLHYTGSPRAKEILDKWAEYRPKFRKVMPVEYRRALEEMERMRMGIAAE; this is encoded by the coding sequence ATGGTGAAGACCCAAGCACATGATTTGCGGCAGACCCGGGCGCAGGCGACTGCGACGGGCGCCACAACGCGCGCCTCCACGCCGGGCCTGCCGAAAAAACAGGGACTCTATGATCCGCGAAACGAACACGATGCCTGCGGCGTCGGCTTCGTGGCGCATCTGAAAGGCAAGAAGTCGCACCAGATCGTCAAGGACGGGCTTTTCATGCTCGAGAACCTGACGCATCGCGGCGCTGTCGGTGCCGACCCGCTGATGGGTGACGGCGCGGGCATTCTCGTACAGATTCCGGACCGCTTCTTCCGCGAGGAGATGGCAAAGCAAGGCATCACGCTGCCGAAGGCAGGCGAATATGCCGTGGGCCACATCTTCATGCCGCAGGACGAAAAGCTGGTCGACTATTTCAAGAAGGTCATCGGGGATGTCGTCGCCGAAGAGGGGCAGGTCCTCATCGGCTTCCGCGACGTGCCGGTCGACAATGCCTCGCTTTCCAAGGCCCCCGAGATCGCCGCCACCGAGCCGCGCCACGTGCAGGTCTTCATCGGCGCGGGCCGCGAGGCCGCGACGAACGGCGAGTTCGAGCGTCGCCTGTTCACGCTGCGCAAGGTGATCTCCAACCGCATCTACGACGAATACGAGGGCGAGGAGAGCAACTTCTACCCGGTCTCGCTCTCCTCGACGACCATCGTCTACAAGGGCATGTTCCTCGCCTATCAGGTGGGCGCCTATTACAAGGACCTGGCCGACCCGCGCTTCGAGAGCGCCGTCGCCCTCGTGCACCAGCGCTTCTCCACCAACACCTTCCCGTCGTGGAAGCTGGCGCATCCCTACCGCATGGTCGCCCATAACGGCGAGATCAACACGCTGCGCGGCAACGTCAACTGGATGGCTGCCCGCCAGGCGTCCGTCTCCTCACCGCTCTTCGGCGAGGACATCACCAAGCTCTGGCCGATCTCCTACGAGGGCCAGTCGGACACCGCCTGTTTCGATAACGCACTCGAATTTCTGGTGCGCGGCGGCTATTCCATGGCGCATGCCGTCATGATGCTGATCCCCGAGGCCTGGGCCGGCAACCAGCTGATGAGCCAGGAGCGCAAGGCGTTCTACGAATACCATGCCGCGCTGATGGAGCCGTGGGACGGCCCGGCCGCCGTCGCCTTCACCGACGGACGGCAGATCGGCGCGACGCTCGACCGCAACGGCCTGCGCCCCGCCCGCTATCTCGTCACCGACGACGACCGCGTCATCCTCGCCTCCGAAGCCGGCACGCTGCCGGTCAAGGAAGAGAGCATCGTCAAGAAGTGGCGCCTCCAGCCGGGCAAGATGCTGCTCATCGATATGGAAGAGGGCCGCATCATCTCCGACGAGGAGGTGAAGTCCTCGCTCGCCGCCAAGCACCCCTACCGCGACTGGCTGGACAACACCCAGATCATCCTGGAAGACCTCGGCCCGGTCGAGCCGCGCGCGCTGCGCCGCGACGTCTCGCTGCGTGACCGCCAGCAGGCCTTCGGCTACACGCAGGAGGACACCCGCCTCCTGATGTCGCCGATGGCGACGACGGGGCAGGAGGCGATCGGCTCCATGGGCACGGACACGCCGATCTCGGCCATGTCCGACAAGACCAAGCTGCTCTACACCTATTTCAAGCAGAACTTCGCGCAGGTGACGAACCCGCCCATCGACCCGATCCGCGAGGAACTGGTCATGAGCCTCGTCTCCTTCATCGGCCCGCGGCCGAACATCCTCGACCATGGCGGCGCGGCCAAGGCCAAGCGCATGGAAGTGCGCCAGCCGATCCTCACCAATGGCGATCTGGAGAAGATCCGCTCCATCGGCCATGTCGAGGACCGCTTCGACACCAAGACGCTGGACTTCACCTATGACGTCTCGCGCGGGGCCGAGGGACTGCCGGAAATCCTCGACCGGCTGTGCGAGCGCGCCGAGCAGGCCGTCACGTCTGGCTACAACATCATCGTGCTCTCCGACCGGCAGATCGGGCCGGACCGCGTGGCGATCCCAGCGCTGCTGGCGACCGCCGCCGTGCACCATCACCTGATCCGCAAGGGTCTTCGCACCTCGGTCGGCCTCGTCGTCGAATCGGGCGAGCCGCGCGAAGTGCATCACTTCTGCCTGCTCGCCGGCTACGGCGCGGAAGCGATCAACCCATATCTCGCCTTCGACACGCTCACCGACATGCACAAGCGCGGCGAGTTCCCGAAGGAAGTGGATGCGGAGGAGATCGTCTATCGCTACATCAAGGCGATCGGCAAAGGCATTCTCAAGGTCATGTCCAAGATGGGCATCTCGACCTACCAGTCCTATTGCGGCGCGCAGATCTTCGACGCGATCGGCCTGTCTTCCGAGCTGGTGGAGCAGTATTTCTTCGGCACGGCGACGACCATCGAGGGCATCGGCCTCGACCAGATCGCGCAGGAAACCTTCAACCGCCACAAGGCCGCCTTCGGCCGCGACCCGCTGCTCGCCAACACGCTCGATATCGGCGGCGAATATGCCTATCGCATGCGCGGCGAGGAACATGCCTGGACGCCCGACGTCATCGCCTCGCTGCAGCATGCCGTTCGCGGCAATGCGGCCGACCGCTACAAGGAATTCGCCGAGCTGGTGAACGCCTCGTCGCTGCGCATGAACACGATCCGCGGCCTGTTCTCGATCAAGGGCGCGGAAGCGGCCGGCCGCAAGCCGATCTCCGTGGACGAGGTCGAGCCGGCGGTGGATATCGTCAAGCGGTTCTCGACGGGCGCCATGTCCTTCGGTTCGATCTCCCGCGAGGCACATACGACGCTCGCCGTCGCCATGAACCGGATCGGCGGCAAGTCGAATACCGGCGAGGGCGGCGAGGAGGCAGACCGCTACCTGCCGCGCCCGGACGGTTCCGCCAACCCCGAGCGCTCGGCGATCAAGCAGATCGCGTCGGGCCGCTTCGGCGTGACGACGGAATACCTCGTCAATGCGGATATGCTGCAGATCAAGGTCGCGCAGGGCGCCAAGCCCGGCGAGGGCGGCCAGTTGCCCGGTCACAAGGTCGATGCGACTGTCGCCAAGACCCGGCATTCGACGCCGGGCGTCGGCCTCATCTCGCCGCCGCCGCACCACGACATCTACTCGATCGAGGATCTGGCGCAGCTCATCTACGACCTGAAGAACGTCAATCCGGAGGCCGATATCTCGGTCAAGCTCGTCTCGGAAGTCGGCGTCGGCACGGTTGCCGCCGGCGTCGCCAAGGCGCGCGCGGACCATATCACCATCGCCGGCTTCGACGGCGGCACGGGCGCCTCGCCGCTCACCTCGCTGAAGCATGCCGGTTCCCCCTGGGAAATCGGTCTTGCCGAGACGCACCAGACGCTCGTGCTCAACAAGCTGCGCTCGCGTATCGCCCTGCAGGTCGACGGCGGGTTGAAGACCGGCCGTGACGTCGTCATCGGCGCGCTGCTGGGGGCCGACGAGTTCGGCTTTGCCACCGCGCCGCTGATCGCGGCCGGCTGCATCATGATGCGCAAGTGCCACCTCAACACCTGTCCGGTAGGGGTTGCGACGCAGGATCCGGTTCTGCGCAAGCGCTTCAAGGGCACGCCCGAGCATGTCATCAACTACTTCTTCTTCGTCGCCGAAGAAGTGCGCGAGATCCTGGCTTCGCTCGGCGTCCGTTCGCTGAACGAGATCATCGGCGCCTCCGAGCTGCTCGAGAAGGAGACGATGATTTCGCACTGGAAGGCCAACGGTCTCGACTTCTCGCGCATCTTCCACAAGGTCGATGCGCCGAAGGAAGCGACCTACTGGACCGAGCGGCAGGATCACCCGATTCACGACGTTCTCGACCGCAAGCTGATCGAACAGGCCAAGCCCGCGCTGGATTCGAAGACGCCCGTCGCCTTCGAGGTCGATATCAAGAACGTCGACCGTTCGGCCGGCGCGATGCTGTCGGGGGCGGTCGCCAAGAGGTACGGCTTCAAGGGCCTGAAGGACGACACGATCTCGGCGACGCTCAACGGCACGGCGGGCCAGTCCTTCGGCGCGTTCCTTGCCCGCGGCATCACCTTCGACCTCGTGGGTGCGGGCAACGACTATGTCGGCAAGGGGCTCTCGGGCGGCCGCATCGTCGTGCGTCCCCCGGCCGGCAACCGCGCGGTGCCGCATGAATCGATCATCGTCGGCAACACGGTGCTCTACGGCGCGATCTCGGGCGAGTGCTACTTCAACGGCGTTGCCGGCGAGCGTTTCGCTGTGCGCAATTCCGGTGCCGTCGCCGTCGTCGAGGGCGTGGGCGACCATGGCTGCGAATACATGACGGGCGGCGTCGTCGTCGTCATCGGCCAGACCGGCCGCAACTTCGCGGCCGGCATGTCGGGGGGCGTCGCCTATGTGCTGGACGAGGAGGGCGATTTCGCCCGCCGCTGCAACATGGCGATGGTCGAGCTGGAGCCGGTGCCGGAAGAAGACGACATGCTGGAGAAGCTGCACCACCATGGCGGCGATCTCATGCACAAGGGCATGGTCGACGTGTCCGACGACATGACGCGCCATGACGAGGAACGGCTCTACCAGCTCGTCTCGAACCACCTGCACTACACGGGTTCGCCGCGGGCCAAGGAGATTCTCGACAAATGGGCCGAGTATCGTCCGAAATTCCGCAAGGTGATGCCGGTCGAGTACCGGCGCGCGCTCGAAGAGATGGAGCGCATGAGGATGGGGATCGCTGCCGAGTGA
- a CDS encoding threonine aldolase family protein: MFFASDNWAGAHPAIARSLVEAANGFASAYGTSDLDKRVEKTFSEIFERDVAVFFVGTGTAANSLALASFNRPGGQVFCHREAHVNVDECNAPEFFATGSKLVPIDGPAGKIAPDALAATIGRFPPDFVHGGQPMAVTITQATEAGTAYSLDEISALSDVTKQTGLPLHMDGARFANALVHLGATPAEMTWKRGVDILSFGGTKNGCWCAEALVLFDPGKARQMHYLRKRSAQLFSKSRFIAAQFDAYFRDDLWLDLARHSNAMAKRLAAGFTASGTARLAWPTGSNELFAIIRNDAIKALREKGATFYDWPAGPALKASMREDETLIRLVTSFATSEADVDGFLSAL, from the coding sequence ATGTTTTTCGCTTCCGACAACTGGGCAGGCGCCCATCCCGCCATTGCAAGAAGCCTCGTGGAGGCGGCCAACGGCTTCGCCTCGGCCTATGGCACCAGTGACCTCGACAAGCGTGTGGAAAAGACCTTTTCCGAAATCTTCGAGCGTGACGTCGCCGTCTTCTTCGTCGGCACGGGCACGGCGGCCAATTCGCTGGCGCTCGCCAGCTTCAACCGGCCGGGCGGACAGGTGTTCTGCCACCGCGAGGCCCATGTGAATGTCGACGAGTGCAACGCGCCGGAATTTTTCGCGACGGGTTCCAAGCTCGTGCCGATCGACGGCCCCGCCGGCAAGATCGCACCCGATGCCCTCGCCGCCACCATCGGCCGTTTCCCGCCGGATTTCGTGCATGGTGGCCAGCCGATGGCCGTCACCATCACCCAGGCGACGGAAGCCGGCACGGCCTATTCGCTCGACGAGATTTCCGCCCTTTCCGACGTGACCAAGCAGACAGGCCTGCCGCTGCACATGGACGGCGCGCGCTTCGCCAACGCCCTCGTCCATCTCGGCGCGACGCCGGCGGAGATGACCTGGAAGCGCGGCGTCGACATCCTCTCCTTCGGCGGCACCAAGAACGGCTGCTGGTGCGCCGAGGCGCTCGTGCTGTTCGATCCCGGCAAGGCCCGGCAGATGCATTACCTGCGCAAGCGCTCCGCCCAGCTCTTCTCCAAGTCGCGCTTCATCGCCGCCCAGTTCGACGCCTATTTCCGGGACGACCTGTGGCTCGACCTCGCCCGCCATTCCAACGCCATGGCAAAACGCCTCGCCGCCGGCTTCACGGCCTCCGGCACGGCGCGCCTTGCCTGGCCGACGGGTTCGAACGAGCTCTTCGCCATCATCCGCAACGATGCGATCAAGGCCCTGCGAGAAAAGGGCGCCACCTTCTACGACTGGCCGGCCGGCCCGGCGCTGAAAGCGAGCATGCGCGAGGACGAAACCCTCATCCGCCTCGTCACCAGCTTCGCGACGAGCGAAGCAGACGTGGACGGCTTCCTTTCGGCGCTTTGA
- a CDS encoding Hsp20 family protein, protein MRHVDFSPLYRSTVGFDRLFTMLDSLGQPDQAQSYPPYNIERTGENTYRITMAVAGFDESELSIEAREHALTVKGEKKDDAADESQYLYRGIAKRAFERRFQLADHVEVRAASLKNGLLHIDLLREIPEAAKPRRIEIAAVQREAKQIEAQNN, encoded by the coding sequence ATGCGTCACGTCGATTTCTCCCCCCTCTACCGTTCCACCGTCGGCTTCGACCGTCTCTTCACCATGCTCGACAGCCTCGGCCAGCCCGACCAGGCCCAGAGCTACCCGCCATACAACATCGAGCGCACCGGCGAAAACACCTACCGCATCACCATGGCGGTTGCCGGTTTCGACGAAAGCGAACTGTCGATCGAAGCGCGCGAACATGCGCTGACGGTCAAGGGCGAGAAGAAGGACGATGCGGCTGACGAGAGCCAGTATCTCTATCGCGGCATCGCCAAGCGCGCCTTCGAGCGCCGCTTCCAGCTCGCCGACCATGTGGAAGTGCGCGCCGCTTCGCTGAAGAACGGCCTTCTCCACATCGATCTCCTGCGCGAGATCCCGGAAGCCGCCAAGCCGCGCCGCATCGAGATCGCGGCCGTCCAGCGCGAAGCCAAGCAGATCGAAGCGCAGAACAATTGA